Proteins from a single region of Budorcas taxicolor isolate Tak-1 chromosome 11, Takin1.1, whole genome shotgun sequence:
- the KIFC1 gene encoding kinesin-like protein KIFC1 → MGQVFSDFNIIDILLGVEGCPIHWLMFSSIPGFYPLGDSCKPHLIMPVKVSPDMVTHLGIKSSLAENQWNVIIQQRSPLLEVKGNIELKRPLAKAASRLPLSGRRLKRGPNQMEEALEPEKKRTRGLGTRVSTTHPRAAALSSAPQTQGQTAVPKAPRKPAPRCSTAVAPVLKTQKPGPVVPAQKPGTTAAPPMVGGKKPKRPAWDLKGQLCDLNAELKCCRERKQVLDQENQQLRDQLQEAQQQALALGAERRSLEEELTRVRAQAEQGQRELGNLSARVLELEERLGTQEGLVQELQKEQLRLQEERTGLAARLGEQERRLQTSEASLSDSQEEVASLRQEAAAREAVLAEREDRLHGLEMERRRLHNQLQELKGNIRVFCRVRPVLPGEPTPSPGFLQFPSGPCGPSDPPTRLSLSRPDERRGTLSGAPAGPTRHDFSFDRVFPPGSGQDEVFEEISMLVQSALDGYPVCIFAYGQTGSGKTFTMEGGPGGDPQMEGLIPRALRHLFAVAQELSGQGWTYSFVASYVEIYNETVRDLLAAGTRKGQGGECEIRRAGPGSEELTVTNARYVPVSCEREVEALLHLARQNRAVARTAQNERSSRSHSVFQLQISGEHAGRGLQCAAPLSLVDLAGSERLDPGLALGPGERERLRETQAINSSLSTLGLVIMALSNKESHVPYRNSKLTYLLQNSLGGSAKMLMFVNISPLEENVSESLNSLRFASKVNQCVIGTAQANKK, encoded by the exons ATGGGGCAAGTTTTCTCAGATTTCAACATTATTGACATTTTATTGGGGGTGGAGGGCTGTCCTATACATTGGCTGATGTTCAGCAGCATTCCTGGCTTCTACCCATTAGGTGACAGTTGCAAACCCCACCTAATCATGCCAGTCAAAGTGTCTCCAGACATGGTTACACATCTGGGGATAAAGTCATCCCTAGCTGAGAACCAGTGGAATGTGAtaatccag CAGAGGTCCCCGTTGTTGGAAGTGAAGGGGAACATAGAGCTGAAGAGACCCCTAGCCAAGGCTGCTTCCCGGCTGCCTCTCTCGGGACGCAGGCTGAAGAGGGGGCCCAACCAGATGGAGGAAGCCTTGGAGCCGGAAAAG AAAAGAACACGAGGCCTGGGCACCAGAGTGAGCACGACCCACCCCAGAGCAGCAGCCCTCAGCTCTGCGCCACAGACGCAAGGCCAGACCGCAG TGCCCAAAGCTCCCAGGAAGCCAGCACCCCGATGTTCCACGGCTGTTGCCCCAG TGCTAAAGACTCAGAAGCCAGGTCCTGTTGTTCCTGCCCAGAAGCCTGGAA CGACTGCCGCACCTCCCATGGTGGGAGGGAAGAAACCCAAACGTCCGGCCTGGGACTTAAAGGGGCAGTTATGTGACCTCAACGCAGAGCTGAAATGCTGCCGTGAGAGGAAGCAGGTGCTGGACCAGGAGAACCAGCAGCTGCGGGACCAGCTCCAGGAGGCCCAGCAACAGGCCTTGGCCCTGGGGGCAGAGCGCAGGTCCCTGGAAGAGGAGCTGACCAGGGTGCGGGCCCAGGCTGAGCAGGGCCAGCGGGAGCTGGGGAACCTGAGTGCCCGCGTCCTGGAGCTGGAAGAGCGGCTGGGCACGCAGGAGGGCTTAGTGCAAGAGCTCCAGAAGGAACAGCTGAGATTGCAGGAGGAGCGCACGGGACTGGCTGCCCGGCTGGGAGAGCAGGAG aggaggctgcagaCCTCAGAAGCTTCTCTGTCGGACAGCCAGGAAGAGGTGGCGTCTCTGCGCCAGGAGGCTGCAGCCCGGGAGGCCGTACTGGCTGAGCGGGAAGACCGTCTCCACGGGCTCGAGATGGAGCGCCGGAGGTTACACAACCAACTGCAGGAACTCAAAGGCAACATCCGTGTGTTCTGCCGGGTCCGCCCCGTCCTTCCAGGGGAGCCCACCCCATCCCCTGGCTTCCTCCAGTTTCCCTCTGGCCCCTGTGGACCCTCTGACCCTCCAACCCGCCTCAGCCTCTCCCGGCCTGATGAGCGGCGTGGGACCCTGAGTGGGGCGCCAGCTGGCCCTACCCGCCATGACTTCTCCTTTGACCGAGTGTTCCCACCAGGGAGTGGACAGGATGAAGTGTTTGAGGAGATTTCCATGCTTGTCCAGTCAGCCCTGGATGGCTATCCAGTGTGCATCTTTGCTTATGGCCAGACAGGCAGTGGCAAGACCTTCACCATGGAGGGTGGGCCTGGGGGAGACCCCCAGATGGAGGGGCTGATCCCTCGGGCCCTGCGACACCTCTTTGCTGTGGCCCAGGAGCTAAGTGGCCAGGGCTGGACCTACAGCTTTGTGGCAAGTTACGTAGAGATCTACAATGAGACTGTCCGAGACCTGCTGGCTGCTGGGACCCGGAAGGGCCAGGGGGGTGAGTGTGAGATTCGCCGGGCAGGGCCAGGCAGCGAGGAGCTCACTGTCACCAACGCGCGCTACGTTCCGGTCTCCTGTGAGAGGGAG GTGGAGGCCCTGCTCCATCTAGCCCGCCAGAACCGGGCTGTGGCCCGCACAGCCCAGAATGAGCGCTCGTCGCGTAGTCACAGCGTGTTCCAGCTGCAGATCTCTGGGGAGCATGCTGGCCGAGGCCTGCAGTGTGCGGCCCCCCTCAGCCTGGTGGACTTGGCTGGGAGTGAGCGGCTAGACCCTGGCTTAGCACTCGGCCCTGGGGAGCGGGAACGCCTTCGGGAAACGCAGGCCATTAACAGCAGCCTGTCCACGCTGGGGCTGGTCATCATGGCCTTGAGCAACAAG GAGTCCCACGTGCCTTACCGGAACAGTAAGCTCACCTACCTGCTGCAGAACTCTCTGGGTGGCAGTGCCAAGAT gctcATGTTTGTGAACATTTCTCCCCTAGAAGAGAACGTCTCCGAGTCCCTCAACTCCCTACGCTTCGCCTCCAAG GTGAACCAGTGTGTTATTGGCACAGCCCAGGCCAACAAGAAATGA